Proteins encoded by one window of Mercenaria mercenaria strain notata chromosome 4, MADL_Memer_1, whole genome shotgun sequence:
- the LOC123552853 gene encoding uncharacterized protein LOC123552853, with product MLDSKGLLRVCGRLDYASLDTGEKTPVIIPGKSHIAVLLVRHHHEKVAHQGRYLTEGAVRSAGFWITGGKRLINSVIHNCARCRRLRRPVKTQKTSDLPPCSVTAFAPFTYVDTFGPWSILTRKTRGGASNSKRWAILFFVYIPKKYT from the coding sequence ATGTTAGACTCAAAAGGACTGTTGAGAGTTTGTGGAAGGTTGGATTATGCATCATTGGACACAGGGGAGAAAACTCCGGTTATCATTCCCGGAAAGTCTCACATCGCTGTGTTGCTCGTTAGACATCACCATGAGAAGGTAGCTCACCAAGGCCGCTATTTAACAGAAGGAGCCGTTCGTTCAGCCGGCTTCTGGATCACGGGCGGAAAGAGACTTATCAACAGTGTAATTCATAACTGTGCACGGTGCCGTAGGCTGAGACGACCCGTTAAAACTCAAAAGACGTCTGATCTGCCTCCCTGTAGCGTAACGGCTTTCGCACCATTCACGTACGTTGACACCTTTGGCCCCTGGTCTATTTTGACTCGTAAAACAAGAGGTGGGGCGAGTAACTCCAAGCGATGGGCTATACTGTTTTTTGTTTATATACCAAAGAAGTACACATAG
- the LOC123552852 gene encoding uncharacterized protein LOC123552852: MGTEFDAVDIEHTCYYTDSQVLLGYINNISRRFYVYVGNCVDKILKHSSSAQWNFVPTEKNPADYGTRPVKAENMKACKWLQGPEISDSSVNDDKSDDFELIGPEQDSEVRPVIEVKKVEVERSNLCCYRFERFSLWSRLVSAMSCLKQKGASYYKDSQKERNNVDFKVDAEETILKKFKKKYIAMKLIVCRKVNQYRETGV, encoded by the coding sequence TTGAACATACTTGCTATTACACGGACAGTCAAGTTTTATTAGgttatataaacaatatatctCGCAGGTTCTATGTTTATGTTGGAAATTGTGTTGACAAAATATTGAAGCATTCTTCAAGCGCGCAGTGGAACTTTGTTCCTACAGAGAAAAATCCAGCTGATTATGGCACAAGGCCGGTAAAAGCAGAGAACATGAAAGCTTGTAAATGGTTACAAGGACCTGAAATAAGTGACTCTAGTGTAAATGATGATAAGTCTGATGATTTTGAATTGATAGGTCCTGAGCAAGACAGTGAAGTTCGTCCAGTGATAGAAGTTAAGAAAGTTGAGGTGGAGAGATCGAACCTTTGCTGCTACCGCTTTGAACGCTTCTCATTGTGGAGTAGGTTAGTTTCAGCAATGTCCTGTTTGAAACAGAAAGGAGCGTCTTACTATAAAGACAGTCAGAAGGAGAGAAATAATGTCGATTTCAAAGTTGATGCTGAAGAGACTATTttgaaaaagttcaaaaagaagTATATAGCAATGAAATTGATTGTTTGCAGAAAGGTAAACCAGTACCGAGAAACAGGAGTTTAG